From Lonchura striata isolate bLonStr1 chromosome 3, bLonStr1.mat, whole genome shotgun sequence, one genomic window encodes:
- the TAAR1 gene encoding trace amine-associated receptor 1 — protein MQLCCESINGSCIRSSWSNSIRISMYIFMVFIILSTVVGNLTVIISISHFKQLHSPTNFLILSMATVDFLLGFFIMPCSMVRSVEHCWYFGEFFCKIHTSMDIMLSTASIFHLSFISIDRYYAVCDPLRYKSKINTFVIVVMVCISWMVPAAFAFGMIFLDLNLRGAEKIYNHVHCAGGCFLIFSETSGIVASIVSFYIPGFVMLCIYRKIYSVARKQARSINAISRKKKQFEMKHHIAFCRERKAAKTLGIIMGVFLICWTPFFFSTAINPFMNYMIPPVLIDALVWFGYLNSTLNPIVYAFFYMWFRRALKIILFGKVFQQDSSRTHLFAD, from the coding sequence ATGCAATTGTGCTGTGAATCCATAAATGGCTCTTGCATAAGGAGCAGCTGGTCGAACAGCATCCGTATTTCCATGTACATCTTCATGGTTTTCATTATTCTGTCCACAGTGGTTGGAAATCTGACAGTTATCATCTCAATATCACATTTCAAGCAGCTCCACTCGCCTACAAATTTCCTGATACTTTCAATGGCTACAGTAGACTTCCTGCTGGGATTCTTCATCATGCCTTGCAGTATGGTGCGGTCTGTTGAGCACTGCTGGTATTTTGGGGAGTTCTTCTGCAAGATCCACACGAGCATGGACATTATGCTGAGCACAGCTTCTATCTTCCATCTTTCCTTCATATCCATCGACCGTTACTATGCTGTGTGTGACCCTTTAAGATACAAATCAAAGATAAATACTTTTGTCATCGTGGTCATGGTGTGTATAAGCTGGATGGTCcctgctgcttttgcttttgggATGATCTTTCTAGACCTAAACTTGAGAGGGGCAGAAAAGATTTATAATCATGTCCACTGTGCAGGAGGATGCTTTCTCATTTTTAGTGAAACTTCAGGTATTGTGGCCTCCATAGTGTCTTTTTATATCCCTGGATTTGTTATGCTGTGCATCTATAGGAAAATATACTCTGTAGCCAGGAAGCAGGCAAGATCCATCAATGcaattagcagaaaaaaaaagcaatttgaaaTGAAGCACCATATTGCATTctgcagagaaaggaaagcTGCTAAGACCTTAGGTATCATAATGGGAGTGTTTCTCATCTGCTGGACTCCATTCTTTTTCTCTACAGCTATCAATCCATTTATGAATTACATGATACCTCCTGTTCTCATTGatgctttggtttggtttggttatTTAAATTCTACACTTAACCCAAttgtttatgcatttttttacaTGTGGTTTCGCAGGGCATTGAAGATTATTCTGTTTGGAAAAGTTTTTCAACAGGACTCTTCCAGGACTCATTTGTTTGCAGACTAA